The proteins below are encoded in one region of Polycladomyces subterraneus:
- a CDS encoding acetyl-CoA C-acetyltransferase, with amino-acid sequence MREAVIVAGVRTAVGKAHKGTLRSTRPDEMGAAVVKELMRRVPQLDPREVEDVIMGCAMPEGEQGLNIARIIALRAGLPTDVPGMTVNRFCSSGLQTIANAAEKIMCGFADVVIAGGVESMSMVPMVGYKPAPNPYLMEHMPQVYMSMGHTAEEVAKRYEISREDQDRFAVESHRKAYEAIQSGKFRDEIVPLNVTLRTVDDNGKLHEREVVFDTDEGVRPDTSLESLAKLKPVFRVGGTVTAGNSSQTSDGAAAVLVMSAERAQQLGVQPLAVFRSFAVGGVDPDVMGIGPVVAVPKALKLAGITLDQVDLVELNEAFASQSVAVIRKLELNPDIVNVNGGAIALGHPLGCSGAKLTVTLLNELKRRGQKYGVVTMCIGGGMGAAGVFEMVQ; translated from the coding sequence GCGCGGCCGTTGTCAAAGAGCTGATGAGACGCGTTCCCCAGCTGGACCCCCGCGAAGTGGAAGATGTGATTATGGGTTGCGCCATGCCGGAAGGTGAGCAGGGCCTCAATATCGCCCGCATCATCGCATTGCGGGCAGGTCTGCCGACCGATGTGCCGGGCATGACGGTCAACCGGTTCTGCTCGTCCGGCCTTCAGACGATTGCCAACGCGGCAGAGAAAATCATGTGTGGATTCGCCGACGTTGTGATTGCAGGCGGAGTAGAGAGCATGAGTATGGTACCGATGGTCGGGTACAAACCCGCGCCCAACCCTTACCTGATGGAGCATATGCCGCAAGTCTACATGTCGATGGGGCATACGGCGGAAGAAGTAGCAAAACGATACGAGATTTCGCGGGAGGATCAGGATCGTTTTGCCGTGGAAAGCCACCGCAAAGCGTACGAAGCGATTCAGTCCGGCAAGTTCCGGGACGAAATCGTTCCGCTCAACGTAACCCTTCGTACGGTGGACGACAACGGAAAATTGCATGAGCGTGAAGTGGTATTCGACACCGATGAGGGGGTACGTCCCGACACTTCGCTGGAATCGCTGGCCAAGTTGAAACCAGTCTTCCGCGTCGGCGGAACGGTGACGGCAGGCAACTCCTCACAGACCAGCGACGGTGCCGCGGCCGTTTTGGTGATGTCGGCTGAGCGGGCGCAACAGTTGGGGGTCCAACCGCTCGCTGTGTTCCGTTCCTTTGCAGTCGGCGGTGTCGACCCGGACGTGATGGGGATCGGCCCGGTCGTGGCGGTGCCGAAGGCGCTGAAATTGGCAGGCATCACGTTGGATCAGGTAGATCTGGTGGAGCTGAACGAAGCGTTCGCTTCCCAATCGGTGGCCGTCATCCGTAAGCTGGAGCTGAACCCGGACATCGTCAACGTCAACGGGGGAGCGATCGCATTGGGACACCCGCTGGGCTGTTCCGGGGCCAAACTGACCGTCACCCTGCTCAACGAGCTGAAACGTCGTGGCCAAAAATACGGCGTGGTCACCATGTGTATCGGTGGCGGTATGGGCGCAGCCGGCGTATTTGAGATGGTGCAGTGA